A region of Diospyros lotus cultivar Yz01 chromosome 3, ASM1463336v1, whole genome shotgun sequence DNA encodes the following proteins:
- the LOC127798283 gene encoding cysteine and histidine-rich domain-containing protein RAR1-like: MENAGKLRCQRMGCDAMFTEDENPEGFCRFHDSPIFHDGMKEWSCCKQRSHDFSLFLEIPGCKVGKHTTEKPVLTKPPTTPKPVPVPSEATGASAKEACSRCRQGFFCSEHGSQVRIMNPNPPSSVAAPPAEGNADHREALAAPAKKLVDINQPQICRNKGCGQTFKEKDNHDTACSYHPGPAIFHDRMRGWKCCDIHVKEFDEFMAIPPCAKGWHNADPAP, translated from the exons ATGGAGAACGCTGGGAAGCTGCGGTGTCAGAGAATGGGCTGCGACGCCATGTTCACGGAGGACGAGAACCCCGAGGGCTTCTGTAGATTTCACGACTCG CCAATATTTCATGATGGTATGAAAGAGTGGAGTTGTTGCAAGCAAAGAAGTCACGATTTCAGCTTGTTTCTAGAAATCCCTGG ATGTAAAGTAGGTAAACACACAACCGAGAAACCAGTGCTAACAAAGCCACCTACTACTCCAAAACCAGTTCCTGTACCATCTGAAGCAACTGGTGCATCAGCAAAAGAAGCTTGCTCTAGGTGCCGCCAGGGATTCTTTTGCTCTGAACATG GTTCACAAGTCAGGATTATGAATCCCAACCCACCGAGTTCAGTAGCAGCTCCCCCTGCCGAAGGCAATGCAGATCATCGGGAAGCCCTTGCTGCTCCAGCAAAAAAGCTAGTCGATATAAATCAGCCCCAAATTTGTAGGAACAAGGGATGCGGCCAAACCTTCAAAGAAAAGGACAATCATGACACCGCTTGCAGTTATCATCCAGGGCCTGCCATTTTCCATGACCGGATGAGAGGG TGGAAATGTTGTGACATTCATGTCAAAGAATTCGACGAGTTCATGGCCATACCTCCATGCGCCAAGGGATGGCACAATGCTGATCCAGCACCTTGA